The sequence below is a genomic window from Thermococcus sp..
ATAAGTGCCAACCTCTACGTCCGCGAGAGGGACTACAGCATCGAAACAACCAGCGGCTACTACGAAGGAAAGAGCGTCTCTGCGGAGCTGAGGGTTGCCTCAAGGAGCTTCGCTCTCCTACTTGAGAAACTCGGCATGCCAAGGGGCAAGAAAACGGAGAAAGCCTACCGCGTTCCAGAGTGGATAATGGAGGCTCCGCTTTGGGTCAAGAGAAACTTCTTAGCTGGACTCTTCGCGGCAGACGGAAGCATAGTCGAGTTCAAGGGCAACACGCCGCTCCCGATAAACCTTACCCAGTCGAAGAGCGAGGAACTTGCTGAAAACCTTGCCGAGTTTTTAGACGACGTTGCAAAGCTCCTCGCGGAGTTCGACATAAAGACGACCCTCTACAAGGTCAAGTCGAAGAAAGGCGTAACCTACAGGCTCTCGATAGTAGGAGAGGACAGCATCAGAACCTTCGTCGAGAGGATAAACTACGAGTACGACCTCGAAAAGAAGGCCAAAGGCCTCATCGCGGCTGCCTACATCAAGCTCAAGGAGCGCGTTAGGGAGGAGCGCAGGTGGGCCGTCGAAAAGGCGAGGGAAGTCTATGAGAGGACGGGGAGTGTAAAGGAGGCCCATGAGGCCGTTAAAGACGTTGTAAACAGGCGCTTCGTCGAGAGGAGTATCTACGAAGGCTACAGAGAGACGAGGGTTCCGAAGGACTTCCCGACCTTTGAGGAGTTCGCCAGGGAGAGAGGTTATGAAGGCGGCTTCGTCGCGGAGAGGGTGGTAAAAGTCGAGAGGGTCAGGCCAAGCTACACCAAATTCTACGACGTCGGCGTTTACCACGAGGCCCACAACTTCATAGCCAACGGCGTCGTCGTCCACAACTGCGGCGTCCGCCTCATCAGAACGAACCTCACCGAGAATGAGGTAAGGCCCCGCATCAAGGAGCTCGTCGACACGCTCTTCAAGAACGTGCCCTCTGGCCTGGGAAGCAAGGGTAGAGTAAGGCTCCACTGGACGCAGTTGGATGATGTCTTAGCTGACGGTGCCAAATGGGCCGTTGACAACGGCTACGGCTGGAAAGAGGATTTGGAGCACCTCGAGGAAGGCGGCAGGATGGAAGGGGCAGACCCTGAGGCGGTCAGCCAGAAGGCGAAGCAAAGGGGCGCTCCACAGCTTGGTTCTCTCGGCTCGGGAAACCACTTCCTTGAGGTTCAGGTAGTTGACAAGATATTCGACGAGGAGATAGCAAAGGCCTACGGCCTCTTCGAGGGACAGGTCGTTGTGATGGTTCACACAGGTTCAAGGGGTCTCGGCCACCAGGTTGCGAGCGACTACCTCAGGATAATGGAGAAGGCCAACAGGAAGTACGGCATTCCCTGGCCCGACAGGGAATTGGTGAGCGTTCCCTTCCAGAGCGAGGAGGGGCAGAGATACTTCTCAGCTATGAAGGCCGCGGCAAACTTCGCTTGGGCCAACAGGCAGATGATAACCCACTGGGTCAGGGAGAGCTTTGAGGAAGTCTTCAAGAGAAAAGCCGAAGACATGGAAATGGGCATCGTCTACGATGTAGCACACAACATAGCGAAGGTCGAGGAGCACGAGGTCGATGGAAGGAAAGTTACTGTCGTCGTCCACAGGAAGGGGGCCACAAGGGCATTCCCTGCAGGACACCCGGACGTGCCCAAAGCGTACCGCGACGTCGGCCAACCTGTCCTTATTCCGGGCTCGATGGGAACAGCCAGCTATGTCTTAGCGGGAGCCGAGGGGTCTATGAGAGAAACGTTCGGTTCAAGCTGTCACGGCGCCGGTAGATTGCTGAGCAGGAAGGCCGCAACGAGGCAATACCGTGGCGACAAACTTAGAAACGAGCTGTTGAAGAGGGGTATCTACGTCCGCGCGGCGTCGCTCAGGGTAGTGGCTGAAGAGGCTCCTGGAGCGTATAAGAGTGTGGACAACGTCGTTAGCGTCGTCCACCAAGCAGGGATAGCGAAGCTAGTGGCTAGGATGAAGCCCATGGGTGTTGCGAAGGGATGATTTCTTCATTCTCTTATTCTGGAGGGTTTTGAATGGGCGAGCTAACCCACGTTGACGAGAAAGGCGTTAAAATGGTTGAAGTAGGACACAAGAGGGAGGTTTTCAGGAAGGCCGTAGCGAAGGGCCGAATCTACCTCCGGCCGGAAACTATCGAGC
It includes:
- a CDS encoding intein-containing RctB family protein: ISANLYVRERDYSIETTSGYYEGKSVSAELRVASRSFALLLEKLGMPRGKKTEKAYRVPEWIMEAPLWVKRNFLAGLFAADGSIVEFKGNTPLPINLTQSKSEELAENLAEFLDDVAKLLAEFDIKTTLYKVKSKKGVTYRLSIVGEDSIRTFVERINYEYDLEKKAKGLIAAAYIKLKERVREERRWAVEKAREVYERTGSVKEAHEAVKDVVNRRFVERSIYEGYRETRVPKDFPTFEEFARERGYEGGFVAERVVKVERVRPSYTKFYDVGVYHEAHNFIANGVVVHNCGVRLIRTNLTENEVRPRIKELVDTLFKNVPSGLGSKGRVRLHWTQLDDVLADGAKWAVDNGYGWKEDLEHLEEGGRMEGADPEAVSQKAKQRGAPQLGSLGSGNHFLEVQVVDKIFDEEIAKAYGLFEGQVVVMVHTGSRGLGHQVASDYLRIMEKANRKYGIPWPDRELVSVPFQSEEGQRYFSAMKAAANFAWANRQMITHWVRESFEEVFKRKAEDMEMGIVYDVAHNIAKVEEHEVDGRKVTVVVHRKGATRAFPAGHPDVPKAYRDVGQPVLIPGSMGTASYVLAGAEGSMRETFGSSCHGAGRLLSRKAATRQYRGDKLRNELLKRGIYVRAASLRVVAEEAPGAYKSVDNVVSVVHQAGIAKLVARMKPMGVAKG